A stretch of Henckelia pumila isolate YLH828 chromosome 4, ASM3356847v2, whole genome shotgun sequence DNA encodes these proteins:
- the LOC140862346 gene encoding protein NDL1-like encodes MGGWYLSSGGGNGRSGAEKRGGAEKSGLPRPTSTTTAADRQLGVFSYTWADYWSNMLLPPYISSRSDVVDHFKRKFYQRYIVLICRNNGIEEVRGGANVPESDIVQACRRLLDERQSINVLRFLHAIDRRPDLTNGLKTLKCRTLIFVGDNFPFHTKSLHMATKLGKRYIDLVEAYNVLESK; translated from the exons ATGGGTGGGTGGTATTTGAGCTCGGGTGGAGGAAATGGAAGGAGCGGAGCAGAGAAGAGGGGCGGGGCAGAGAAGAGTGGC CTGCCGCGGCCAACCTCCACCACCACTGCCGCCGACCGCCAATTGGGAGTTTTTTCCTACACT TGGGCGGACTACTGGTCAAACATGCTCCTTCCTCCTTACATCTCTTCCAGATCTGATGTCGTTGATCACTTCAAGCGCAAGTTCTACCAGCGGTACATT GTATTAATTTGTAGAAATAATGGCATCGAG GAAGTTCGTGGTGGTGCCAATGTTCCAGAATCAGACATAGTTCAAGCTTGTAGGAGA CTACTTGATGAGAGGCAGAGCATAAATGTGCTGCGATTCCTTCATGCTATAGATAG GAGACCCGATCTTACGAATGGGTTGAAGACATTGAAATGTCGAACCCTGATATTTGTTGGTGATAATTTTCCTTTCCATACGAAGTCCCTACACATGGCCACGAAATTGGGCAAAAGATACATTGATTTGGTTGAG GCATATAATGTTCTAGAGAGCAAATGA